In Spodoptera frugiperda isolate SF20-4 chromosome 12, AGI-APGP_CSIRO_Sfru_2.0, whole genome shotgun sequence, a single window of DNA contains:
- the LOC118263071 gene encoding tubulin beta-4B chain-like: MREIINLQVGSCGNQIGGKFWEVISDEHGIDPSGCYHGDSDLQLERINVYYNEASGGKYVPRTILVDLKPATMDAVRSGPFGCLYRPDNFVYGQNGAANNWARGHYTEGVEILESCLDVVRREAEGCDCLQGFQVSHSLGGGTGSGLGTLLINRIREEYPDRIILTFSVFPSPRVSDCVVEPYNTTLAVNQLVENTDHTFCLDNEALYDICFRTLKLTTPTYGDLNHLICATMSGITTCLRFPGQLNADLRKLAVNMVPFPRLHFYTPGFAPLTSRGAQQYRALTVPELTLQMFDAKNMMVACDPRHGRYLTVATIFRGRMSMKEVDEQLVNIQNKNSTYFVEWIPNNCKIAVCDIPPRGLKMASTFIGNTTAIQSIFKRIAEQFVAMFRRKAFLHWYTGEGMDEMEFTEAESNMNDLVSEYQQYQDATADDEGEFDEEAEGEGLE; the protein is encoded by the exons ATGAGGGAGATCATCAACCTTCAGGTTGGTTCGTGCGGGAACCAGATTGGTGGAAAG TTCTGGGAGGTGATATCAGACGAGCACGGCATCGACCCGAGCGGGTGCTACCACGGCGACTCCGATCTCCAACTGGAACGCATCAACGTGTACTACAATGAGGCGTCCGGCGGCAAGTACGTCCCCCGCACCATCCTCGTGGACCTCAAGCCTGCCACCATGGACGCTGTGCGCTCAGGGCCCTTCGGCTGCCTCTACAGACCTGACAACTTCGTTTACGGACAGAATGGTGCCGCCAATAACTGGGCACGCGGCCACTACACTGAAGGAGTAGAGATCCTGGAGTCCTGTCTCGACGTAGTGCGTAGAGAAGCTGAGGGCTGCGACTGTCTGCAAGGTTTTCAAGTATCTCACTCGCTCGGGGGCGGTACTGGCTCCGGTTTGGGCACTCTCCTAATCAACAGAATACGCGAAGAGTATCCCGATAGAATCATCCTGACATTCTCTGTATTTCCGAGTCCGAGGGTCTCGGACTGCGTAGTGGAGCCGTATAATACGACATTGGCAGTGAACCAGCTGGTGGAGAACACCGACCACACGTTCTGCTTAGACAATGAAGCGCTGTACGACATTTGCTTCAGGACGCTGAAGCTCACCACACCCACGTACGGCGACTTGAACCACCTTATTTGCGCCACCATGTCCGGCATCACGACGTGCTTGCGCTTCCCTGGCCAGCTAAACGCAGACCTGAGGAAGCTCGCCGTCAACATGGTGCCGTTCCCAAGATTACACTTCTACACCCCCGGGTTCGCGCCGCTGACGTCACGGGGCGCGCAACAGTACAGAGCGCTCACTGTCCCCGAATTAACTCTCCAAATGTTTGATGCCAAGAACATGATGGTTGCTTGTGACCCGAGACACGGTAGGTACCTGACCGTGGCCACGATATTCAGAGGACGTATGTCCATGAAGGAAGTGGACGAACAACTTGTGAACATACAGAACAAGAACAGCACATACTTCGTAGAGTGGATACCGAATAACTGCAAGATAGCAGTTTGTGATATTCCGCCGCGAGGGCTGAAGATGGCGTCCACTTTCATTGGAAACACGACAGCTATCCAGAGCATATTCAAGAGAATAGCGGAACAGTTCGTGGCCATGTTCAGGCGGAAAGCATTCCTTCACTGGTACACCGGTGAAGGAATGGACGAGATGGAATTCACGGAGGCGGAGAGCAACATGAACGACCTGGTGTCGGAGTACCAGCAGTACCAGGACGCGACGGCAGACGACGAGGGAGAGTTCGACGAAGAAGCAGAAGGCGAGGGTTTAGAATAG